AGATATCCACGATCATTTTCGGGGGACTGTGGGCTCTTACGCTACGACCATGCGCGGAATTGGCTATTTGAAGGAAATGAACATTCCTATCCAAGTAAACACGACCGTGTCCCGGTACAACCTTCACGATCTGGAGCAGATTGCAGAGAAGGTAAAGGAAATGCAGGCGGTGTTGTGGAGCTTGTTTTTCCTTGTTCCAACCGGGCGTGGTATGGAGAAGGATATGATTGCTCCTGATGAGCATGAAGCAGTAATGAAGTGGTTGTATCAAATACAACAACAGATGCCTTACGGTGTAAAGGCTACAGAAGCACCTCACTATCGAAGGGTTGTACTGCAGGCAAAGCGCAGCGCAAATAAGAGCAGTGCGACGTTCGAGCCCAAAAGGACGGATGTATTAGGACGTGCCCCAAAAGGCGTAAATGATGGAGATGGGTTTGTTTTTATCAGTCATATCGGCGAGGTATACCCGAGTGGTTTCCTGCCCCTTGCATGCGGTAATGTACGAGAGGATAGCCTGGCGCATATTTATCGGCACTCTCCGATCATGAACAATCTTAGAGATAAGTCACAGCTTAAAGGAAAATGTGGGGTCTGCGAATTCAATACAGTCTGCGGAGGCTCCAGAGCAAGGGCCTATGCAGTAACAGGAGATTATCTGGAGAGTGACCCCTACTGTGCATATATACCTCCTCGAGCTAAGGAAGGAAAAGTGTTTTTATGAAAAAGAGTTCTAAAAAAGTCGTTATTCTTGGTGGAGGAATAAGTGGTCTAAGCGCTGCCTTTTATGTGAAAAAGCTAGCTGAGGAGAAGCAAATGGAGGTAGAGATTACGCTGGTTGAGAAAAGCGATCGGCTGGGAGGAAAGCTGCACACCATTCGTCAGCATGATTTTCTGATCGAAAAAGGTCCGGATGCTTTTCTGGCCAGAAAAACGGCTATGCTGGAGCTGACCATGGAATTGGGACTGGAAGCCGAACTGGTGTCGACAAACCCGAAGGCCAAGTCTGCCTCCATTTTGCATAAGGGCAAGCTGCACACCATGCCGATGGGTTTCATTTTAGGCATTCCAACAAAGTTGACTCCCTTTATTCGGACAGGGCTGATTTCTCCACTGGGAAAAGCGCGTGCAGCTCTGGATTTAATCCTTCCCGCAAAGCAAGGTGATATGGACGAATCGCTGGGGGATTTTATCAAGCGTCGTCTCGGTAAAGAAGTTTTGGATCAGATTACAGAGCCTCTGCTATCTGGAATTTACGCTGGCGATACGTATTCTCTCAGCTTAATGTCGACCTTTCCTCAATTTAAGCAGATGGAGCAAAAGCATAGAAGTCTGATTATAGGTATGGCAAAAGGAGCGGGGCGAAAGACGGGTGTGCCTAACCAATTGCCGGAGATCGCCAAGAAAAGCATGTTTCTTTCCTATCGGCAAGGATTATCTACCATCGTGGAGCGGTTAAAGGAGAGGCTGCATACCGTACATTTTGTGATGGGGCAGGGTGTAGCTGAAGTAAGAAAAGAGGACGGTTATCAGGTAGTTCTGGATCATGGACAAGTCATAGATGCAGATGCAGTGATCTGCGCTGTTCCAGCCTTCGAGGCGGCTAAATTATTTTC
This DNA window, taken from Paenibacillus kribbensis, encodes the following:
- a CDS encoding TIGR04053 family radical SAM/SPASM domain-containing protein; the protein is MISLETPRDYRENPFIVIWEVTRACALKCLHCRAEAQYHPDPRQLTFEEGKRLIDQIAEMNHPLLVFTGGDPLARPDLFELAQYAIEEKKLSVSMTPSATPKVTQAAVEKAKQVGLSRWAFSLDGSCADIHDHFRGTVGSYATTMRGIGYLKEMNIPIQVNTTVSRYNLHDLEQIAEKVKEMQAVLWSLFFLVPTGRGMEKDMIAPDEHEAVMKWLYQIQQQMPYGVKATEAPHYRRVVLQAKRSANKSSATFEPKRTDVLGRAPKGVNDGDGFVFISHIGEVYPSGFLPLACGNVREDSLAHIYRHSPIMNNLRDKSQLKGKCGVCEFNTVCGGSRARAYAVTGDYLESDPYCAYIPPRAKEGKVFL
- the hemG gene encoding protoporphyrinogen oxidase, giving the protein MKKSSKKVVILGGGISGLSAAFYVKKLAEEKQMEVEITLVEKSDRLGGKLHTIRQHDFLIEKGPDAFLARKTAMLELTMELGLEAELVSTNPKAKSASILHKGKLHTMPMGFILGIPTKLTPFIRTGLISPLGKARAALDLILPAKQGDMDESLGDFIKRRLGKEVLDQITEPLLSGIYAGDTYSLSLMSTFPQFKQMEQKHRSLIIGMAKGAGRKTGVPNQLPEIAKKSMFLSYRQGLSTIVERLKERLHTVHFVMGQGVAEVRKEDGYQVVLDHGQVIDADAVICAVPAFEAAKLFSGVASAGLLNQISYVSVANIALAYKNTELNLSFEGTGFLVPRKEGKRITACTWSSTKWSHTAPAGYTLLRTYIGHAGAQEWMQMTDAELVDAARKDLKDLMGLKAEPEFVEVSRCNESMPQYPIGHKEHMAKVRYDLSQHFPNVFLCGAGYGGVGIPDCVAQGKDAAEQLISAL